The following coding sequences are from one Microbulbifer sp. TB1203 window:
- the putA gene encoding bifunctional proline dehydrogenase/L-glutamate gamma-semialdehyde dehydrogenase PutA, protein MSTSFAGDLHSARQRARQYLHTDENQCVGELLAAPRPDDALRQKILDTARELVRHSRQQRSKRGTLDAFLQQFGLSNKEGVALMCLAESLLRVPDADTADKLIAEKVHSGNWSSHRGQSDSLFVNASAWGLMLTGNIVELDPDISEKPSSFIKRLVSRMGEPMVRASMMQAMKIMGGQYVLGRTIEEALKRGPAENAPGTRFSFDMLGEGARTMADAERYFNAYMAAIETIGKDNTQKGGDKRDVVEANGISIKLSALHPRYSALQRERVMTELLPQVKRLCAAAAKYDMGLNIDAEEVDRLDISLDIFEALARDPKLKDWQGLGFVLQAYQKRAPHVADWLIALGRDTGRRLMVRLVKGAYWDTEIKHAQQLGLPDYPVYTRKCHTDLSYQVCARKLLDARDVIYPQFATHNAYTVGLILELAGDANGNSNNSYEFQRLHGMGHLLYAQIEAVHGKRVPVRVYAPVGAHKDLLPYLVRRLLENGANSSFVNRFMDEKTPVEELVQDTLEQSEACNPYRHPQIPLPEDIYMGAEVLPRKNSHGLELTDPTAVEPLLAAVEKLRGRQFSGGPIVDGVMGEAEEPVYNPATGELVGHTANTDKHLIDAAYRSATEAQRNWDRLGGNERAKILDRIAELYEKHIHELTALICLEAGRTLNDGISEVREAVDFCRYYANGARQHFGGPQELPGPTGESNELVLGGRGVFVAISPWNFPLAIFTGQVVAGLAAGNAVLAKPAEQTPLIAARAIELMHEAGVPSKVLHLITGTGAAVGKPLIEDPRLAGVAFTGSTETARLINQQLAAKEGPIIPLIAETGGQNVMIVDSTALPEQVVDDVIQSAFLSAGQRCSALRILCVQDVIADNLLEMLRGACEELTLGDPALLETDIGPVIDEKALGMLEAHRERMQKEAKPLFSFDGDKLPKAGTFFGPQVVEIEDFSLLKREVFGPFLHVVRFKASELEDVIRRINATGYGLTFGLHSRIEGRAGAVFKRVNVGNCYVNRDMVGAVVGVNPFGGQGLSGTGPKAGGPHYLFRFANEKTKTINTVATGGNTQLFSLAQ, encoded by the coding sequence CGGATACTGCTGACAAGCTGATCGCCGAGAAAGTTCATTCCGGCAACTGGTCCAGCCACCGCGGCCAGTCCGATTCGCTGTTCGTCAACGCCTCCGCCTGGGGCCTGATGCTCACCGGCAATATCGTCGAGCTGGACCCGGATATCAGCGAGAAACCCTCCTCCTTTATCAAGCGCCTGGTCAGCCGCATGGGCGAACCTATGGTGCGCGCCTCCATGATGCAGGCGATGAAGATCATGGGTGGCCAGTACGTGCTGGGCCGCACCATCGAAGAGGCGCTCAAGCGCGGCCCGGCGGAGAATGCCCCCGGCACCCGCTTTTCCTTCGACATGCTGGGGGAAGGCGCGCGCACCATGGCGGATGCCGAGCGCTATTTCAACGCCTATATGGCGGCGATCGAAACCATCGGCAAGGACAATACCCAAAAGGGTGGGGACAAGCGCGATGTGGTGGAGGCCAACGGCATCTCCATCAAACTGTCCGCCCTGCATCCGCGCTACAGCGCGCTGCAGCGGGAGCGGGTGATGACCGAGCTGCTGCCACAGGTGAAACGTCTCTGTGCAGCGGCGGCCAAGTACGACATGGGCCTCAATATTGATGCCGAGGAAGTCGATCGGCTGGACATCTCCCTGGATATTTTCGAAGCCCTGGCCCGCGATCCCAAGCTGAAGGACTGGCAGGGCCTCGGTTTCGTGCTGCAAGCCTACCAGAAGCGCGCCCCGCATGTAGCCGACTGGCTGATCGCCCTGGGCCGGGACACCGGTCGCAGGCTGATGGTGCGCCTGGTGAAGGGGGCCTACTGGGACACCGAGATCAAGCATGCCCAGCAACTGGGCCTGCCGGACTACCCGGTGTACACCCGCAAATGCCACACCGATCTCTCCTATCAGGTGTGCGCCAGGAAGCTGCTGGACGCCCGCGACGTCATCTATCCGCAGTTTGCCACCCACAACGCCTACACCGTGGGCCTGATCCTCGAACTGGCCGGCGACGCCAACGGCAATTCCAACAACAGCTACGAATTCCAGCGCCTGCACGGCATGGGCCACCTACTCTATGCCCAGATCGAAGCGGTGCACGGCAAGCGGGTACCGGTACGGGTCTACGCCCCCGTCGGCGCGCACAAGGATCTGCTGCCCTACCTGGTGCGCCGCCTGTTGGAGAACGGCGCCAACAGCTCTTTCGTCAACCGCTTTATGGACGAGAAGACCCCCGTCGAGGAACTGGTGCAGGACACCCTCGAACAGAGCGAGGCCTGCAATCCCTATCGCCACCCGCAAATCCCGCTACCGGAGGACATCTACATGGGCGCAGAGGTACTACCAAGAAAAAATTCACACGGCCTCGAACTGACCGACCCGACGGCGGTGGAACCATTGCTGGCGGCGGTGGAAAAGCTCCGCGGACGGCAATTCTCCGGTGGGCCGATTGTCGACGGCGTCATGGGCGAGGCTGAGGAGCCGGTATACAATCCGGCCACCGGCGAACTGGTGGGCCACACCGCCAACACCGACAAGCACCTGATAGACGCCGCCTACCGCTCTGCCACCGAGGCCCAGCGGAACTGGGACCGCCTGGGCGGCAATGAACGGGCGAAGATCCTCGACAGGATCGCCGAGCTCTACGAAAAACACATCCACGAACTGACCGCGCTGATCTGCCTGGAAGCCGGCCGCACACTGAACGACGGCATCTCCGAAGTGCGCGAGGCGGTGGACTTCTGCCGCTACTACGCCAACGGCGCGCGCCAGCACTTCGGCGGGCCGCAGGAACTGCCGGGCCCCACCGGCGAGAGCAACGAACTGGTCCTGGGCGGCCGCGGCGTCTTCGTCGCCATCAGCCCCTGGAACTTCCCCCTTGCGATCTTCACCGGCCAGGTGGTGGCCGGCCTGGCCGCTGGCAACGCGGTGCTCGCCAAGCCGGCGGAGCAGACTCCGCTGATCGCCGCCCGCGCCATCGAGCTGATGCACGAGGCCGGAGTACCCTCGAAGGTGCTGCACCTGATCACCGGTACCGGCGCCGCCGTGGGCAAACCGCTGATCGAAGACCCGCGCCTGGCCGGAGTGGCCTTTACCGGCTCCACCGAGACCGCGCGCCTGATCAACCAGCAGCTGGCGGCGAAAGAGGGCCCCATCATCCCGCTGATCGCCGAGACCGGCGGCCAGAATGTGATGATCGTCGACTCCACCGCGCTGCCGGAGCAGGTGGTGGACGATGTGATCCAGTCCGCCTTCCTCAGCGCCGGCCAGCGCTGTTCCGCCCTGCGCATTCTCTGCGTACAGGACGTGATCGCCGACAACCTACTGGAAATGCTCCGGGGCGCCTGCGAAGAGCTGACCCTGGGGGATCCGGCGCTGCTGGAGACCGATATCGGCCCGGTAATCGACGAGAAGGCTCTGGGCATGCTGGAAGCCCACCGCGAGCGTATGCAGAAGGAAGCCAAGCCGCTGTTCTCGTTCGATGGCGACAAGCTGCCCAAGGCGGGCACCTTCTTCGGTCCGCAGGTGGTGGAGATCGAGGATTTCTCACTGCTGAAGCGCGAGGTCTTTGGCCCCTTCCTGCACGTGGTGCGCTTCAAGGCCAGCGAGCTGGAAGACGTGATTCGCCGCATCAACGCCACCGGCTACGGCCTGACCTTCGGCCTGCACTCGCGTATCGAGGGCCGCGCCGGCGCGGTATTCAAGCGGGTGAACGTGGGCAACTGCTACGTGAACCGGGATATGGTGGGCGCGGTCGTGGGCGTAAACCCCTTCGGCGGCCAGGGCCTTTCCGGCACCGGCCCCAAGGCCGGCGGCCCTCACTACCTGTTCCGCTTCGCCAACGAGAAGACCAAGACCATCAATACGGTGGCCACCGGGGGCAACACGCAGCTGTTTAGTCTGGCGCAGTAA